One Sphaerisporangium krabiense DNA segment encodes these proteins:
- a CDS encoding protein kinase domain-containing protein: MKLGAVIRGYHVVSEPTNDGGGKCVWAFAVRGGREHFIKRFLEPKRPREGSTASAASKALRLRECEEFERRQRAIMDRLSHDVTGAGNLVLATDFFHEGTTYYKVTERIVPSPLDEPHGLTPRGKSVLLKTLGLSVGLLHGIGVVHGDLKPSNVLIQKKNPRAFHTAKLIDFDDSYISGGPPDRETITGDSVYGAPEWRRYVQGDPDALPEHLTTSVDVFALGLMAHRYLTGAIPGFDDRHDSPADAVMAGEALRMDDRLSAPVRALLTAMTALDPAARPPVSAFLATLGDPEACVLHVRPPEGAGPAMPPPPRPGSRVRINLGDGRR, from the coding sequence ATGAAGCTCGGCGCAGTGATCAGGGGTTACCACGTCGTCAGCGAGCCGACCAACGACGGCGGCGGCAAGTGCGTGTGGGCCTTCGCGGTGCGAGGCGGGCGCGAGCACTTCATCAAGCGCTTCCTGGAGCCGAAGCGGCCCCGCGAGGGCTCCACCGCGTCGGCGGCGAGCAAGGCGCTGCGGCTGCGCGAGTGCGAGGAGTTCGAGCGGCGCCAGCGGGCCATCATGGACAGGCTCTCCCACGACGTGACCGGCGCGGGCAACCTGGTCCTTGCCACGGACTTCTTCCACGAGGGCACGACGTACTACAAGGTGACCGAGCGCATCGTCCCCTCTCCCCTGGACGAGCCGCACGGCCTCACCCCGCGCGGGAAGTCGGTGCTGCTGAAGACCCTCGGGCTGAGCGTCGGGCTGCTGCACGGCATCGGCGTCGTCCACGGCGACCTGAAGCCGTCCAACGTGCTCATCCAGAAGAAGAACCCGCGCGCCTTCCACACCGCCAAGCTCATCGACTTCGACGACTCCTACATCTCCGGGGGGCCGCCCGACCGGGAGACCATCACGGGCGACTCGGTGTACGGCGCGCCGGAGTGGCGGCGGTACGTCCAGGGCGATCCGGACGCGCTTCCTGAGCACCTGACGACGTCGGTGGACGTCTTCGCGCTCGGGCTCATGGCGCACCGGTACCTGACCGGCGCGATCCCCGGGTTCGACGACCGGCACGACTCCCCCGCCGACGCGGTGATGGCGGGCGAGGCCCTGCGCATGGACGACCGGCTGAGCGCGCCCGTGCGCGCGCTGCTCACGGCCATGACGGCCCTGGATCCCGCCGCGCGCCCGCCGGTCTCCGCGTTCCTGGCTACGCTTGGCGATCCGGAGGCGTGCGTCCTGCACGTACGGCCACCCGAGGGGGCCGGCCCCGCCATGCCCCCTCCCCCGCGGCCGGGCTCGCGCGTGCGCATCAACCTCGGCGACGGCCGTCGCTGA
- a CDS encoding TetR/AcrR family transcriptional regulator, which produces MAKTAESPRERYRTQVRTEIKERAWEQIATAGASALSLNAIAKQMGMSGPALYRYFAGRDELITELVRDAYRSLADAFLAAAADGADLHGLAHALRRWALADPQRYMLIYGTPIPGYHAPDDITAISGEIMAVLLDACEAPSAGTATTGFDDHLDEHRRWDGGKPVSPQTLRLALSCWTRLHGVLSLELAGHFTGMGFDPALLFAAELDALLGR; this is translated from the coding sequence ATGGCGAAGACCGCGGAGTCTCCGCGTGAGCGGTACCGGACGCAGGTGCGTACGGAGATCAAGGAACGGGCTTGGGAGCAGATCGCCACCGCCGGGGCGTCCGCGCTGTCCCTCAACGCGATCGCCAAGCAGATGGGCATGAGCGGCCCGGCGCTCTACCGCTACTTCGCCGGCCGCGACGAGCTGATCACCGAATTGGTCAGGGACGCCTATCGCAGCCTCGCCGACGCCTTCCTGGCCGCCGCCGCGGACGGCGCCGACCTGCACGGCCTCGCGCACGCGCTGCGCCGCTGGGCGCTGGCGGATCCCCAGCGGTACATGCTCATCTACGGCACGCCCATCCCCGGCTACCACGCCCCTGACGACATCACCGCGATCAGCGGGGAGATCATGGCGGTCCTGCTCGACGCCTGCGAGGCGCCGTCCGCCGGAACCGCGACGACCGGCTTCGACGACCACCTCGACGAGCACCGGCGGTGGGACGGCGGGAAGCCGGTCTCCCCTCAGACGCTGCGCCTCGCCCTGTCCTGCTGGACGCGCCTGCACGGCGTCCTGTCCCTGGAACTCGCCGGCCACTTCACCGGGATGGGCTTCGACCCCGCCCTGCTGTTCGCCGCCGAACTCGACGCCCTGCTCGGCCGCTGA
- a CDS encoding medium chain dehydrogenase/reductase family protein: MAERVEVVLPGKVEPEGLVIRHTPVPVPGPGQVLIRMEATGVSFAEQQMRRGRYYDQPPFPFVPGYDLVGTVIATGTGVRPGLAGARVAALTKVGAWASHVPLDAADVVEVPDGVGAAEAETAVVNGVTAWQMLHRKARVRAGRTILVHGANGGVGMMLVQLARNAGVRVIGTASARHHDTLRGLGVTPVDYRTEDVPARVRELAPGGVDAVFDHVGGRGVVDSWRLLAPGGTLVSYGSASTRDDTGSKQWPVLKILLRTWLWNALPNRRRAYFFNIWAGRALARTRFRTRLHTDLTQVLTALKAGAISPAIAAELPLTQAADALRLAESGTVSGKIILTA; the protein is encoded by the coding sequence ATGGCAGAGCGCGTCGAGGTGGTCCTGCCGGGCAAGGTCGAGCCGGAAGGGCTCGTGATCCGGCACACCCCCGTCCCCGTACCCGGCCCGGGACAGGTCCTGATCCGCATGGAGGCGACCGGGGTGTCGTTCGCCGAGCAGCAGATGCGGCGCGGCCGCTACTACGACCAGCCGCCCTTCCCCTTCGTGCCGGGCTACGACCTGGTCGGCACCGTGATCGCGACCGGCACGGGTGTCAGGCCCGGCCTGGCCGGCGCACGGGTCGCCGCGCTCACCAAGGTCGGCGCCTGGGCCAGCCACGTGCCGCTGGACGCGGCGGACGTCGTCGAGGTGCCGGACGGCGTCGGCGCCGCCGAGGCGGAGACCGCGGTCGTCAACGGCGTCACGGCGTGGCAGATGCTGCACCGCAAGGCGCGGGTCCGCGCCGGGCGGACGATCCTCGTGCACGGCGCCAACGGCGGGGTCGGCATGATGCTCGTCCAACTGGCCCGCAACGCGGGCGTACGGGTCATCGGGACGGCGTCCGCGCGCCACCACGACACCCTGCGCGGTCTCGGCGTGACCCCCGTCGACTACCGCACCGAGGACGTTCCCGCCCGGGTGCGGGAGCTCGCGCCCGGCGGCGTGGACGCCGTCTTCGACCACGTCGGCGGGCGCGGCGTCGTCGACTCCTGGCGGCTGCTCGCCCCCGGCGGCACCCTCGTCTCCTACGGCAGCGCCTCCACCCGCGACGACACCGGCTCCAAGCAGTGGCCGGTCCTGAAGATCCTCCTCCGCACGTGGCTGTGGAACGCCCTGCCCAACCGCCGCCGCGCCTACTTCTTCAACATCTGGGCCGGCCGCGCCCTCGCCAGGACCCGCTTCCGCACCAGGCTCCACACCGACCTCACCCAGGTCCTCACGGCCCTGAAAGCCGGCGCCATCTCCCCCGCCATCGCCGCCGAACTCCCCCTCACCCAGGCCGCCGACGCCCTGCGCCTGGCCGAATCCGGCACGGTATCCGGCAAGATCATCCTCACCGCATGA
- a CDS encoding SAM-dependent methyltransferase produces the protein MERDLLSAIAHRDHPIAAPVSEANLDRLLRRAALPEAARVLDVGCGEGEWSLRALELVSSAVADGVDISPHALASAGRAAAARGLSDRISLHSSPAERFSAPEPYDLVLCMGSTHAFGGLKPTMDAIARFVRPGGLALVGEGFWERPPTPELAEVIGDYRDLAGTVETAESEGWLTVYAHVSTLEEWDEYEWSWTGSLSRWAAEHPGPDGDQALAAAREHRELWLNGYRATLGFASLLLLRV, from the coding sequence ATGGAACGAGATCTGCTCAGTGCCATCGCGCACCGGGATCATCCGATCGCCGCGCCCGTTTCTGAGGCGAACCTCGATCGGCTGCTGCGGCGGGCCGCGCTGCCGGAGGCGGCCCGGGTCCTGGACGTCGGGTGCGGCGAGGGCGAATGGTCGCTGCGGGCGCTCGAGCTGGTCTCCTCCGCGGTGGCCGACGGTGTCGACATCTCACCGCACGCCCTCGCCTCCGCCGGACGGGCGGCGGCCGCGCGAGGGTTGTCCGACCGGATTTCGCTCCACTCCTCACCCGCCGAGCGCTTCTCCGCCCCCGAGCCGTACGACCTCGTGCTGTGCATGGGCTCCACGCACGCCTTCGGCGGCCTCAAGCCGACGATGGACGCGATCGCCCGGTTCGTACGCCCCGGCGGGCTCGCGCTGGTAGGTGAGGGATTCTGGGAACGGCCGCCCACCCCCGAACTGGCCGAGGTCATCGGCGACTACCGTGACCTGGCGGGCACGGTCGAGACGGCGGAGTCCGAGGGATGGCTGACCGTCTACGCCCATGTGAGCACGCTGGAGGAGTGGGACGAGTACGAGTGGTCCTGGACCGGCTCCCTGTCCCGCTGGGCCGCCGAGCACCCCGGCCCCGACGGCGACCAGGCGCTCGCCGCCGCGAGAGAACACCGCGAGCTGTGGCTCAACGGCTACCGGGCCACCCTCGGCTTCGCCTCCCTGCTCCTGCTGCGCGTCTAG
- a CDS encoding vWA domain-containing protein — MTTGQQHTGNLRYAVDIVLCIDVTESMRPVLDTVKESALSFHERLESVMTRSGKAISQLRLRVIGFRDFADRADDAIEESDFFVLPDQAPEFERFVRRLEATGGGDFPESGLEALALAINAPWEKGLDRRRHVIVLFTDAPAHPIGTPEAMAAHTYPMHIPRTMDELFEEWGYASSQTAVMEHSAKRLVLFAPDTEPWTGITDEWSLTMQFPSKAGEGLQDVEMDEIINTIAHSL; from the coding sequence ATGACAACCGGCCAGCAGCACACCGGGAACCTGCGGTACGCGGTCGACATCGTGCTGTGCATCGACGTGACCGAGAGCATGCGCCCGGTGCTGGACACCGTCAAAGAGAGCGCCCTGTCGTTCCACGAGCGGCTGGAGTCCGTGATGACGCGGTCGGGCAAGGCGATCAGCCAGCTCCGGCTGAGGGTGATCGGCTTCCGCGACTTCGCCGACCGCGCCGACGACGCGATCGAGGAGAGCGACTTCTTCGTCCTTCCCGACCAGGCGCCGGAGTTCGAGAGGTTCGTGCGCCGTCTTGAGGCGACCGGCGGCGGCGACTTCCCCGAGTCCGGGCTCGAGGCCCTCGCGCTGGCCATCAACGCGCCGTGGGAGAAGGGCCTGGACCGGCGGCGTCACGTCATCGTCCTGTTCACCGACGCCCCCGCGCACCCGATCGGCACGCCGGAGGCCATGGCCGCGCACACCTACCCGATGCACATCCCGCGCACCATGGACGAGCTGTTCGAGGAGTGGGGGTACGCGAGCAGCCAGACGGCCGTCATGGAGCACTCGGCGAAGCGGCTCGTCCTGTTCGCCCCCGACACCGAGCCGTGGACCGGCATCACCGACGAGTGGAGCCTCACCATGCAGTTCCCGTCAAAAGCGGGCGAAGGTCTCCAGGACGTCGAAATGGATGAAATCATTAACACCATCGCGCACAGCCTCTGA
- a CDS encoding protein phosphatase 2C domain-containing protein translates to MGEPATEHAEEAERAPAQHAGHLGRGPGHAGGAKEGSGHAALSPAQVPRDRPREGAAVWHHRGEKWLALGVWTERRAGLGEDADPLLVHHGPTREGIVGVFDGAGGAGAAVVWRSRTGLPRTGAWAGSRMARACVESWFLDGLAAGAPFEAEDLRGRLAAELTAARPRTTSKLISSMRRDLPSTMAAIRYKAVDGGVECEALWAGDSRAYALTPGAGLRALTRDHTVETDALEQLLQDPPLTNMLCADRPFSVEAHRAPLDTPCVLVCATDGFFGYVETPSDFERHLLGTLAESRDERDWAERLADRVSGYSADDASLSLAAFGFAGLDELREGFTPRLRELEERHAGAEDGDQTARTRWRERAWQDYRRCYEELMPPPREGTR, encoded by the coding sequence ATGGGCGAGCCGGCGACCGAGCACGCCGAGGAGGCAGAGCGGGCCCCGGCCCAGCACGCCGGCCACCTCGGGCGCGGCCCTGGCCATGCCGGCGGCGCCAAGGAGGGCTCCGGGCACGCCGCCCTTTCCCCTGCGCAGGTGCCGCGTGACCGTCCGCGTGAGGGCGCGGCCGTGTGGCATCACCGGGGTGAGAAGTGGCTGGCGCTCGGGGTGTGGACGGAGCGGCGGGCCGGGCTGGGTGAGGACGCGGACCCGCTGCTGGTGCATCACGGCCCGACCCGCGAGGGCATCGTCGGGGTCTTCGACGGCGCGGGCGGCGCGGGCGCCGCGGTGGTCTGGCGGTCGCGTACCGGGCTTCCCCGCACCGGCGCCTGGGCGGGGTCGCGCATGGCCCGCGCGTGCGTGGAGTCCTGGTTCCTGGACGGCCTCGCGGCCGGCGCGCCGTTCGAGGCCGAGGACCTGCGCGGCAGGCTCGCGGCGGAGCTGACCGCGGCGCGTCCCCGCACCACGAGCAAGCTCATCAGCTCGATGCGCAGGGACCTGCCGTCCACGATGGCCGCGATCCGCTACAAGGCGGTGGACGGCGGGGTGGAGTGCGAGGCGCTGTGGGCGGGCGACTCCCGGGCGTACGCGCTCACGCCGGGCGCGGGGCTGCGGGCGCTCACCCGCGACCACACCGTCGAGACCGACGCGCTGGAACAGCTCCTGCAGGACCCTCCGCTGACGAACATGCTGTGCGCCGACCGCCCCTTCAGCGTCGAGGCCCACCGCGCGCCGCTGGACACCCCGTGCGTGCTGGTCTGCGCGACCGACGGCTTCTTCGGGTACGTCGAGACGCCGTCGGACTTCGAGCGCCACCTGCTCGGCACGCTCGCCGAGTCGCGGGACGAACGCGACTGGGCCGAGCGGCTTGCCGACCGCGTCTCGGGGTACTCGGCGGACGACGCGTCCCTGAGCCTGGCGGCGTTCGGGTTCGCCGGCCTCGACGAGCTGAGGGAGGGGTTCACGCCTCGCCTGCGCGAGTTGGAGGAGCGCCACGCGGGCGCGGAGGACGGCGACCAGACCGCGCGCACGCGGTGGCGGGAGCGTGCCTGGCAGGACTACCGGCGGTGCTACGAGGAGCTCATGCCGCCGCCGCGCGAAGGGACGAGATGA
- a CDS encoding TetR/AcrR family transcriptional regulator, which yields MNASRTARERVRAELVGEIKEAARRQLAVEGAAGLSLRAVARELGMVSSAIYRYFPSRDELLTALIIEAFDAVGAAVEEADAACPRDAYLERWMAACRAIRTWALAHPHEYALIHGSPVPGYVAPRDTAAAAARDGIVMAAILGEAHRAGRLAPHPQGLPPTPPSFAEDAAGLRESLFFALPDEVIMQAVMAWTSIYGVVSFELFGMYNNVITDTAAAFDHHALCQARLLGFGD from the coding sequence ATGAACGCCAGTCGTACCGCGCGGGAGCGGGTCAGGGCCGAGTTGGTCGGGGAGATCAAGGAGGCGGCGCGGCGGCAGCTCGCGGTGGAGGGGGCCGCGGGGCTGTCGTTGCGGGCTGTGGCGCGGGAGCTCGGGATGGTGTCGTCGGCGATCTATCGCTACTTTCCCAGCAGGGACGAACTGCTCACCGCGCTGATCATCGAGGCCTTCGACGCCGTGGGGGCGGCGGTCGAGGAGGCGGACGCGGCGTGTCCCAGGGATGCGTATCTGGAGCGGTGGATGGCCGCCTGCCGGGCCATCCGGACGTGGGCGCTGGCCCATCCGCACGAGTACGCGCTGATCCACGGCTCGCCGGTGCCCGGCTACGTCGCCCCGCGGGACACGGCCGCGGCCGCCGCGCGGGACGGCATCGTGATGGCGGCGATCCTGGGCGAAGCGCACCGGGCGGGACGGCTCGCGCCCCACCCCCAGGGACTCCCCCCCACGCCGCCTTCTTTCGCCGAGGACGCGGCGGGGCTGCGCGAGTCCCTGTTCTTCGCGCTGCCCGACGAGGTCATCATGCAGGCGGTGATGGCGTGGACGTCGATCTACGGCGTGGTCAGCTTCGAGCTGTTCGGCATGTACAACAACGTCATCACCGACACGGCCGCCGCGTTCGACCACCACGCCCTGTGCCAGGCCCGCCTCTTGGGCTTCGGCGACTGA